The following proteins are co-located in the Motilibacter rhizosphaerae genome:
- the pyrF gene encoding orotidine-5'-phosphate decarboxylase, whose amino-acid sequence MRAPIAVALDAPDLATAVSWAAAAGPHVQCLKVGLETYLRDGRAAVEAVRAAAPGVELFLDLKLHDIPNTVAGAVRSVAALAPDYLTVHASGGAAMVRAAAEALPSGRVTAVTVLTSLSEGELAQVGLAGPPIDAVRRLAVLAVGAGAGALVCSPQEVAAVRAEVGPDVVLITPGVRPAGADAGDQARVATPEQALADGADLLVLGRPVTAAADPGAAAAALAAALTG is encoded by the coding sequence GTGCGCGCCCCGATCGCCGTCGCCCTCGACGCCCCCGACCTCGCCACCGCCGTGTCCTGGGCCGCTGCCGCGGGCCCCCACGTCCAGTGCCTCAAGGTCGGGCTCGAGACGTACCTCCGCGACGGGCGTGCCGCCGTCGAGGCCGTCCGGGCCGCGGCGCCGGGGGTCGAGCTCTTCCTCGACCTCAAGCTCCACGACATCCCCAACACCGTCGCGGGCGCGGTCCGCTCGGTCGCCGCGCTGGCCCCGGACTACCTCACGGTCCACGCGTCCGGGGGAGCGGCGATGGTGCGCGCGGCCGCCGAGGCGCTGCCGAGCGGCCGCGTCACCGCCGTCACCGTGCTCACGTCGCTGTCCGAGGGCGAGCTCGCGCAGGTCGGGCTCGCGGGACCGCCCATCGACGCCGTACGCCGCCTGGCGGTCCTCGCCGTCGGCGCGGGCGCGGGCGCCCTCGTCTGCTCGCCGCAGGAGGTCGCGGCGGTGCGCGCCGAGGTGGGCCCGGACGTCGTGCTCATCACGCCCGGGGTTCGTCCCGCCGGCGCGGACGCGGGCGACCAGGCGCGCGTCGCGACGCCCGAGCAGGCGCTCGCCGACGGCGCCGACCTGCTCGTCCTGGGGCGCCCCGTCACCGCGGCCGCCGACCCCGGCGCCGCCGCCGCCGCGCTCGCCGCGGCGCTCACCGGCTGA
- a CDS encoding dihydroorotate dehydrogenase, which yields MADLQTSLASAWLPNPLATASGCAAMGRELARFFPLSDLGAVVTKSVMLAPRSGRPTPRMAETPSGMLNSIGLQGSGVDALVEHDLPWLQAAGARTIVSIAGGSIEEYALVAERVNLAPPGSVAAVEVNISCPNVEDRGLVFACDPMAAASAVHAARRALDPSVPVLAKLSPDVTDIVAIARACVGAGADGLTMINTVLGMVIDTDTLRPALAGITGGLSGPAIRPVAVRCVWQVHAALPDVPILGVGGVRTGLDALQLVLAGASAVSVGTVVFNDPTAPVRVLRELDEALDARGFDSLAQAVGYAHRGLEV from the coding sequence ATGGCCGACCTGCAGACCTCGCTGGCCTCCGCCTGGCTCCCGAACCCCCTCGCGACCGCCTCCGGCTGCGCCGCGATGGGCCGGGAGCTGGCCCGCTTCTTCCCGCTGTCCGACCTCGGCGCCGTCGTGACGAAGAGCGTCATGCTCGCGCCCCGGTCCGGGCGTCCCACCCCGCGCATGGCCGAGACGCCGAGCGGCATGCTCAACTCCATCGGCCTGCAGGGCTCGGGCGTCGACGCGCTCGTGGAGCACGACCTGCCGTGGCTGCAGGCGGCGGGCGCGCGGACGATCGTCTCGATCGCCGGCGGCTCCATCGAGGAGTACGCCCTGGTGGCCGAGCGGGTCAACCTCGCCCCGCCGGGCTCGGTGGCGGCCGTCGAGGTCAACATCTCCTGCCCCAACGTCGAGGACCGCGGGCTCGTCTTCGCCTGCGACCCGATGGCCGCGGCCTCCGCGGTCCACGCCGCCCGCCGGGCGCTCGACCCCTCGGTCCCGGTGCTGGCGAAGCTCTCCCCGGACGTGACCGACATCGTCGCGATCGCCCGGGCCTGCGTCGGCGCCGGCGCGGACGGCCTCACGATGATCAACACCGTGCTCGGCATGGTCATCGACACCGACACGCTGCGCCCCGCCCTCGCCGGCATCACCGGCGGGCTCTCCGGCCCGGCGATCCGGCCGGTCGCGGTGCGCTGCGTCTGGCAGGTGCACGCCGCGCTGCCCGACGTCCCGATCCTCGGCGTCGGCGGGGTCCGCACGGGCCTCGACGCCCTGCAGCTCGTCCTCGCCGGGGCCAGCGCGGTCTCGGTCGGCACCGTCGTCTTCAACGACCCCACGGCCCCCGTGCGCGTCCTGCGCGAGCTGGACGAGGCGCTCGACGCCCGGGGCTTCGACTCGCTCGCCCAGGCGGTGGGCTACGCCCACCGCGGACTGGAGGTCTGA
- a CDS encoding PH-like domain-containing protein, with protein MTLLAAPHSAPTTHLGERLGWTALVLVLLALAYLLMWRGWKARARRQSDVPELAAVPPAVARGPQRARSEGTYVVTTTAGDWLDRIVAHGLGERSLAHLAVHESGVLFSRVGAPDLFVPAAALRGARLERGMAGKFVEEGGLVVVTWQHGDRLLDTGFRPRAAADRDALVAAVESLAGAAR; from the coding sequence GTGACGCTGCTCGCCGCGCCGCACTCGGCGCCCACGACGCACCTCGGCGAGCGGCTCGGCTGGACCGCGCTCGTGCTCGTGCTCCTCGCCCTCGCGTACCTCCTGATGTGGCGGGGCTGGAAGGCCCGTGCCCGCAGGCAGTCCGACGTCCCCGAGCTGGCGGCGGTGCCCCCGGCCGTCGCCCGCGGGCCGCAGCGTGCGCGCTCCGAGGGGACCTACGTCGTCACGACCACCGCGGGCGACTGGCTCGACCGCATCGTCGCGCACGGCCTGGGGGAGCGCAGCCTCGCGCACCTCGCCGTGCACGAGTCCGGCGTGCTGTTCAGCCGCGTCGGCGCACCAGACCTTTTCGTCCCGGCCGCCGCGCTCCGCGGTGCGCGTCTCGAGCGCGGCATGGCCGGCAAGTTCGTGGAGGAAGGAGGCCTCGTCGTGGTGACGTGGCAGCACGGAGACCGCTTGCTGGACACGGGGTTCCGTCCCCGTGCGGCTGCTGACCGCGACGCCCTCGTGGCCGCGGTGGAGTCGCTCGCGGGAGCGGCGCGATGA
- a CDS encoding aspartate carbamoyltransferase catalytic subunit, producing the protein MRHLVSAADLTRDEAVLVLDTAAEMAALQQREIKKLPTLRGRTVVNLFYEDSTRTRISFEAAAKRLSADVINFSAKGSSVSKGESLKDTALTLQSMGADAVVVRHSASGAAHRLAASGWLTGSVVNAGDGTHEHPTQALLDAYTMRTRLGELAGRRVVVVGDVLHSRVARSNVLLLATLGAEVTLAAPPTLLPVGVESWPCSVTYDLDAVLPKADVVMALRVQRERMTEAYFPSVREYSRRFGLDTTRAAALPEHAIVMHPGPMNRGVEIAGEVADSPRSTIVEQVANGVSVRMAVLYLLLGGALSIGGTSR; encoded by the coding sequence GTGAGGCACCTCGTCAGCGCCGCCGACCTCACCCGCGACGAGGCCGTGCTCGTCCTCGACACCGCGGCGGAGATGGCTGCCCTGCAGCAGCGCGAGATCAAGAAGCTCCCGACGCTGCGCGGCCGGACGGTCGTCAACCTGTTCTACGAGGACTCGACCCGCACCCGGATCTCCTTCGAGGCCGCGGCCAAGCGGCTGTCGGCCGACGTCATCAACTTCTCCGCCAAGGGGTCGAGCGTCTCCAAGGGCGAGAGCCTCAAGGACACCGCGCTGACCCTGCAGTCGATGGGCGCCGACGCCGTCGTCGTGCGGCACAGCGCGAGCGGGGCCGCGCACCGGCTGGCGGCCAGCGGCTGGCTCACCGGCAGCGTCGTCAACGCCGGGGACGGCACCCACGAGCACCCGACGCAGGCGCTGCTCGACGCGTACACCATGCGGACGCGGCTGGGGGAGCTCGCGGGCCGGCGGGTCGTCGTGGTCGGCGACGTGCTGCACAGCCGGGTGGCCCGCTCCAACGTGCTGCTGCTGGCCACGCTCGGCGCCGAGGTCACGCTCGCCGCACCGCCGACACTGCTGCCCGTGGGCGTGGAGTCCTGGCCCTGCTCGGTGACCTACGACCTCGACGCCGTGCTGCCCAAGGCCGACGTCGTCATGGCCCTGCGGGTCCAGCGCGAGCGGATGACCGAGGCGTACTTCCCCTCGGTCAGGGAGTACTCCCGGCGCTTCGGCCTCGACACCACTCGCGCGGCGGCGCTGCCCGAGCACGCCATCGTCATGCACCCGGGGCCGATGAACCGCGGCGTCGAGATCGCCGGCGAGGTCGCCGACAGCCCGCGCTCGACGATCGTCGAGCAGGTCGCCAACGGCGTCAGCGTCCGCATGGCCGTGCTCTACCTGCTCCTCGGTGGAGCGCTCTCGATCGGAGGGACCTCCCGGTGA
- the pyrR gene encoding bifunctional pyr operon transcriptional regulator/uracil phosphoribosyltransferase PyrR: MTHAPSGADGGPAAAGRVVLDAADVDRALSRIAHEVIERTRGADDLVLLGIPTRGVPLAARLAERIATFSGSAVPVGSLDVTMYRDDLRLRPARGLEHTDIPAGGVDGRLVLLVDDVLFSGRTVRSALTALDDIGRPRAVQLAVLVDRGHRELPIRADYVGKNLPTSLRERVLVRLAGPDGADGTDAVVITTEEAA, translated from the coding sequence ATGACGCACGCCCCGAGCGGTGCGGACGGCGGTCCGGCAGCAGCCGGGCGGGTCGTCCTCGACGCCGCCGACGTGGACCGCGCCCTCTCGCGCATCGCCCACGAGGTGATCGAGCGCACGCGCGGCGCCGACGACCTCGTCCTGCTCGGCATCCCCACCCGCGGCGTGCCCCTGGCCGCCCGGCTGGCGGAGCGCATCGCGACCTTCAGCGGCAGCGCGGTGCCCGTGGGAAGCCTCGACGTGACGATGTACCGCGACGACCTGCGGCTGCGCCCGGCGCGCGGCCTCGAGCACACCGACATCCCCGCCGGCGGCGTCGACGGGCGGCTGGTCCTGCTCGTCGACGACGTGCTCTTCTCCGGCCGTACCGTGCGCTCCGCGCTGACGGCGCTCGACGACATCGGGCGGCCCCGCGCGGTGCAGCTCGCCGTCCTCGTCGACCGCGGCCACCGCGAGCTGCCCATCCGGGCGGACTACGTCGGCAAGAACCTCCCCACCTCGCTGCGCGAGCGCGTGCTGGTGCGGCTCGCCGGGCCCGACGGCGCGGACGGGACCGACGCGGTCGTCATCACGACGGAGGAGGCGGCGTGA
- a CDS encoding dihydroorotase, with the protein MTATVLRAARPYGGDPVDLVLRDGVVAEVLPAGTGSGSVVDADGLVALPGLVDLHTHLREPGREDAETVETGTRAAALGGFTAVHAMANTDPVADTAGVVEQVWRLGREAGHCDVAPVGAVTVGLRGERLAELGAMAESAARVRVFSDDGHCVSDAVLMRRALEYVKAFDGVIAQHAQEPRLTEGAQMNEGALSGVLGLKGWPSVAEESVIARDILLTAHVGSRLHVCHVSTAGSVEILRLAKERGLAVTAEVTPHHLLLDEELAATYDAVYKVNPPLRSKADVEALRQGVADGTIDAIATDHAPHAGEDKEGEWAHALPGMLGLETALSVAQLALVDTGLLDWAGVAERLSVAPARIGRLAGQGRPLSVGEPANVVLVDPAARWTVDPAALASKSRNTPYAGRELPGRVVATFLRGRATVLDGALA; encoded by the coding sequence GTGACCGCCACCGTCCTGCGCGCCGCGCGCCCCTACGGCGGGGACCCCGTCGACCTCGTCCTCCGCGACGGGGTCGTGGCCGAGGTCCTCCCGGCCGGCACCGGCTCCGGCAGCGTCGTCGACGCCGACGGCCTCGTCGCGCTGCCGGGCCTCGTCGACCTGCACACCCACCTGCGCGAGCCCGGCCGGGAGGACGCCGAGACCGTCGAGACCGGCACCCGCGCGGCGGCGCTTGGCGGCTTCACCGCGGTCCACGCCATGGCCAACACCGACCCCGTCGCCGACACGGCGGGCGTCGTCGAGCAGGTCTGGCGGCTCGGGCGCGAGGCCGGCCACTGCGACGTCGCCCCGGTCGGCGCCGTGACCGTCGGCCTGCGCGGCGAGCGGCTCGCCGAGCTCGGCGCCATGGCGGAGAGCGCCGCGCGGGTGCGCGTCTTCTCCGACGACGGCCACTGCGTCTCGGACGCGGTCCTCATGCGCCGCGCGCTGGAGTACGTCAAGGCCTTCGACGGCGTCATCGCGCAGCACGCCCAGGAGCCGCGGCTCACCGAGGGCGCGCAGATGAACGAGGGCGCCCTGTCCGGCGTGCTCGGGCTCAAGGGCTGGCCGAGCGTCGCGGAGGAGTCGGTGATCGCGCGCGACATCCTGCTCACCGCTCACGTCGGCAGCCGGCTGCACGTCTGCCACGTCTCCACCGCCGGGTCGGTCGAGATCCTGCGGCTGGCCAAGGAGCGCGGGCTGGCTGTCACCGCTGAAGTGACGCCGCACCACCTGCTCCTCGACGAGGAGCTCGCCGCGACCTACGACGCGGTCTACAAGGTGAACCCCCCGCTGCGCAGCAAGGCCGACGTCGAGGCGCTGCGGCAGGGCGTCGCCGACGGCACCATCGACGCGATCGCCACCGACCACGCGCCGCACGCGGGGGAGGACAAGGAGGGCGAGTGGGCGCACGCGCTGCCCGGCATGCTCGGCCTCGAGACCGCCCTGTCCGTCGCGCAGCTCGCTCTGGTCGACACCGGCCTGCTCGACTGGGCCGGCGTCGCCGAGCGGCTCTCGGTCGCACCCGCCCGGATCGGCCGGCTCGCCGGTCAAGGCCGCCCGCTCTCCGTGGGGGAGCCCGCCAACGTCGTGCTCGTCGACCCCGCCGCCCGCTGGACCGTCGACCCCGCTGCACTGGCCTCGAAGAGCCGCAACACGCCGTACGCCGGGCGCGAGCTCCCCGGGCGGGTGGTCGCGACGTTCCTGCGCGGCAGAGCGACCGTCCTCGACGGGGCGCTCGCGTGA
- a CDS encoding dihydroorotate dehydrogenase electron transfer subunit, translating into MAAGPLQVKGEVISVRRVGAYSHVTLLAPGIAERVRPGHFVALAVGDATSSTLLRRSFSIYRAQERGVYGGTVEVVLSAHGPGTRWLSERRERDAVDVVGPLGTPFTLPRDPASCTLVGGGYGSAPLFGLADALRQRGCRVDVVLGAATEERLFGVLDAKRIAQSVTVTTDDGSMGVRGRVTDVLPALFERAETDVVYACGPMPMLRAVAGVAAAYEVASQVAVEEAMACGIGVCMTCVLPVVGDDGVTRMVRSCTEGPVFRGESVRFDAVGTVPADAYGAPQGSGH; encoded by the coding sequence ATGGCGGCTGGGCCCCTGCAGGTCAAGGGCGAGGTGATCTCGGTGCGGCGGGTCGGCGCGTACTCCCACGTGACGCTGCTGGCGCCGGGCATCGCAGAGCGCGTGCGCCCCGGGCACTTCGTCGCGCTGGCAGTCGGCGACGCGACCTCGAGCACGCTGCTGCGCCGGTCGTTCTCGATCTACCGCGCCCAGGAGCGCGGCGTCTACGGCGGGACCGTCGAGGTCGTGCTCTCCGCCCACGGGCCTGGCACCCGGTGGCTCAGCGAGCGCCGCGAGCGCGACGCCGTCGACGTCGTCGGCCCGCTCGGTACGCCGTTCACCCTCCCGCGCGACCCGGCGTCCTGCACGCTCGTCGGCGGCGGCTACGGCTCCGCCCCGCTCTTCGGCCTCGCCGACGCCCTGCGCCAGCGGGGCTGCCGGGTCGACGTCGTGCTCGGCGCCGCCACCGAGGAGCGCCTCTTCGGCGTCCTCGACGCCAAGCGCATCGCCCAGTCCGTCACGGTCACCACCGACGACGGCTCCATGGGGGTGCGGGGCCGCGTCACCGACGTGCTGCCCGCGCTGTTCGAGCGCGCCGAGACCGACGTCGTCTACGCCTGCGGTCCCATGCCCATGCTGCGCGCCGTGGCGGGCGTCGCCGCGGCGTACGAGGTCGCCTCGCAGGTCGCCGTCGAGGAGGCCATGGCCTGCGGCATCGGCGTCTGCATGACCTGCGTCCTGCCCGTCGTCGGCGACGACGGCGTCACGCGCATGGTCCGCTCCTGCACCGAGGGGCCGGTCTTCCGCGGCGAGAGCGTCCGCTTCGACGCCGTCGGGACCGTCCCCGCCGACGCGTACGGCGCGCCGCAGGGGAGCGGGCACTGA
- the carA gene encoding glutamine-hydrolyzing carbamoyl-phosphate synthase small subunit, giving the protein MRPPALLVLEDGRSFRGVGFGAEGETFGEAVFSTGMTGYQETLTDPSYHRQVVVMTAPHVGNTGVNDEDPESGRIWVAGYVVRDPSPRPSNWRSRRTLDAELAAQGVVGIAGIDTRALTRHLRERGAMRVGVSSVERDPDALLQRVLASPEMVGADLAHEVTTPEAYVVPALGEPRLRVACLDLGLKRATPQRMARRGIETHVLPATSTIEDVLAVAPDGLFVSNGPGDPATTDGPVELVRAALERELPTFGICFGNQILGRALGLGTYKLRYGHRGINQPVKDFATGKVEVTAHNHGFAVEAPTDGSAVDTPFGRARVSHVGLNDGVVEGLSCDEVPAFSVQYHPEAAGGPHDADYLFDRFAALMEGRK; this is encoded by the coding sequence ATGAGGCCGCCGGCGCTGCTCGTCCTCGAGGACGGCCGGAGCTTCCGCGGGGTCGGGTTCGGCGCGGAGGGCGAGACGTTCGGCGAGGCCGTCTTCTCCACCGGCATGACCGGCTACCAGGAGACGCTGACCGACCCGTCGTACCACCGGCAGGTCGTGGTCATGACCGCGCCGCACGTGGGCAACACCGGCGTCAACGACGAGGACCCCGAGTCCGGGCGGATCTGGGTCGCGGGCTACGTCGTCCGCGACCCCTCGCCGCGCCCGTCGAACTGGCGCTCGCGGCGCACCCTCGACGCGGAGCTCGCGGCGCAGGGCGTCGTCGGCATCGCCGGCATCGACACCCGCGCGCTGACGCGGCACCTGCGCGAGCGCGGCGCGATGCGCGTCGGCGTCTCCTCGGTCGAGCGCGACCCGGACGCGCTGCTGCAGCGGGTCCTCGCGAGCCCGGAGATGGTGGGCGCCGACCTCGCGCACGAGGTCACCACGCCCGAGGCGTACGTCGTGCCGGCCCTCGGCGAGCCGCGGCTGCGCGTCGCCTGCCTCGACCTCGGGCTCAAGCGCGCGACGCCCCAGCGCATGGCGCGTCGCGGCATCGAGACCCACGTCCTGCCGGCCACGTCGACCATCGAGGACGTCCTGGCCGTCGCGCCGGACGGGCTGTTCGTCAGCAACGGCCCGGGTGACCCGGCGACCACCGACGGCCCGGTCGAGCTGGTGCGCGCGGCGCTGGAGCGCGAGCTGCCGACCTTCGGCATCTGCTTCGGCAACCAGATCCTCGGCCGCGCGCTCGGTCTCGGGACCTACAAGCTGCGCTACGGCCACCGCGGGATCAACCAGCCCGTCAAGGACTTCGCGACCGGCAAGGTCGAGGTGACGGCGCACAACCACGGCTTCGCGGTCGAGGCGCCGACCGACGGCTCCGCGGTCGACACGCCCTTCGGCCGTGCGCGCGTCAGCCACGTCGGCCTCAACGACGGCGTGGTCGAGGGGCTCTCCTGCGACGAGGTGCCGGCCTTCTCCGTGCAGTACCACCCCGAAGCCGCAGGCGGCCCGCACGACGCCGACTACCTCTTCGACCGCTTCGCCGCGCTCATGGAAGGACGCAAGTAG
- the carB gene encoding carbamoyl-phosphate synthase large subunit, which produces MPRREDISSVLVIGSGPIVIGQAAEFDYSGTQACRVLRSEGIRVILVNSNPATIMTDPEIADATYVEPITPEMVTKVIEKERPDALLPTLGGQTALNTAIALHESGVLEQYAVELIGANVDAIRRGENRQQFKEVLDTIGAGYAKSRIAHSMEECFAAAEELGYPCVVRPSFTMGGAGSGMAYSPEDLQRIAGSGLQASPTSEVLLEESIIGWKEYELEMMRDRNDNVVVVCSIENLDPMGVHTGDSITVAPAMTLTDREYQVLRDYSIGIIRTVGVDTGGCNIQFAVNPEDGRIVVIEMNPRVSRSSALASKATGFPIAKIAARLAIGYTLDEIRNDITQETPASFEPTLDYVVVKTPRFAFEKFPYADSTLTTHMKSVGEAMAIGRNFTEALQKSLRSLEKKGSQFSWAGPLGDPEELLRQAARPHDGRLQLVQQAIRAGATVEQAHEATKIDPWFLDQLALLDEVAKEIAAADELTPELLRTAKRHGFSDQQLGEIRSLPEPVVRGVRHALGIRPVYKTVDTCAAEFAARTPYHYSSYDEETEVVPRETPAVLILGSGPNRIGQGIEFDYSCVHASFALRDAGFQTVMVNCNPETVSTDYDTSDRLYFEPLTLEDVLEVVHAERQAGPLAGVVVQLGGQTPLGLAAALEEAGVPIVGTPPAAIHLAEDRGAFGRVLAAADLPAPKHGTATSIDEASEIAAGIGYPVLVRPSYVLGGRGMQIVHEREELEEWFSAVAGAVTPEHPVLVDRFLDDAVEIDVDALYDGTELYLAGVMEHIEEAGIHSGDSACVLPPVTLGSEEIERVRRSTEAIARGVGVRGLLNVQFALAADILYVLEANPRASRTAPFVSKATAVPLAKAAARVMLGATVAQLREEGLLPREGDGGDLPLGAPIAVKEAVLPFSRFRTVEGVHVDAVLGPEMRSTGEVMGIDSTFGIAFAKSQAAAFGGLPTKGRIFVSVANRDKRAMVFPVKRLADLGFELLATAGTASVLARNGVQATVVRKHSQGRGADGEPTIVDRILAGEVDMVVNTPTGRAARADGYEIRTAATAMDRPIITTVQELAAAVQGIEALGRDDIGVRSLQEHAVTIAALRGQG; this is translated from the coding sequence ATGCCGCGCAGGGAAGACATCTCCAGCGTCCTCGTCATCGGCTCCGGCCCGATCGTCATCGGCCAGGCCGCGGAGTTCGACTACTCCGGCACGCAGGCCTGCCGGGTGCTGCGCAGCGAGGGCATCCGCGTGATCCTCGTCAACAGCAACCCCGCGACGATCATGACCGACCCCGAGATCGCCGACGCCACCTACGTCGAGCCGATCACGCCGGAGATGGTCACGAAGGTCATCGAGAAGGAGCGCCCGGACGCGCTCCTCCCGACGCTCGGCGGGCAGACCGCGCTCAACACCGCGATCGCGCTGCACGAGTCCGGCGTCCTCGAGCAGTACGCCGTGGAGCTCATCGGCGCCAACGTCGACGCGATCCGCCGGGGCGAGAACCGCCAGCAGTTCAAGGAGGTCCTCGACACCATCGGGGCGGGCTACGCGAAGTCGCGCATCGCCCACTCGATGGAGGAGTGCTTCGCCGCGGCCGAGGAGCTCGGCTACCCCTGCGTGGTGCGCCCGTCTTTCACCATGGGCGGCGCGGGCTCCGGCATGGCGTACTCACCGGAGGACCTGCAGCGCATCGCGGGCTCCGGCCTCCAGGCGAGCCCGACCAGCGAGGTCCTCCTCGAGGAGTCGATCATCGGCTGGAAGGAGTACGAGCTGGAGATGATGCGCGACCGCAACGACAACGTGGTCGTCGTCTGCTCCATCGAGAACCTCGACCCGATGGGCGTGCACACCGGCGACTCGATCACGGTCGCTCCGGCGATGACGCTGACCGACCGCGAGTACCAGGTGCTGCGCGACTACTCCATCGGCATCATCCGGACGGTCGGCGTCGACACCGGCGGCTGCAACATCCAGTTCGCGGTCAACCCCGAGGACGGCCGCATCGTCGTCATCGAGATGAACCCGCGCGTGTCGCGCTCCTCGGCGCTCGCCTCGAAGGCCACCGGCTTCCCCATCGCGAAGATCGCCGCGCGCCTCGCGATCGGCTACACCCTCGACGAGATCCGCAACGACATCACGCAGGAGACGCCGGCGAGCTTCGAGCCGACGCTCGACTACGTCGTCGTGAAGACGCCGCGCTTCGCCTTCGAGAAGTTCCCGTACGCCGACTCCACCCTCACCACGCACATGAAGTCGGTAGGTGAGGCCATGGCCATCGGGCGCAACTTCACCGAGGCGCTGCAGAAGTCCCTGCGGTCGCTGGAGAAGAAGGGCTCGCAGTTCTCCTGGGCCGGCCCGCTCGGTGACCCGGAGGAGCTGCTGCGCCAGGCGGCGCGACCGCACGACGGACGGCTCCAGCTGGTGCAGCAGGCGATCCGCGCGGGCGCGACCGTCGAGCAGGCCCACGAGGCGACGAAGATCGACCCGTGGTTCCTCGACCAGCTCGCGCTGCTCGACGAGGTCGCCAAGGAGATCGCGGCCGCCGACGAGCTGACCCCGGAGCTGCTGCGCACCGCCAAGCGGCACGGGTTCTCCGACCAGCAGCTCGGCGAGATCCGCAGCCTGCCCGAGCCGGTGGTCCGCGGAGTCCGCCACGCGCTGGGCATCCGCCCGGTCTACAAGACGGTCGACACGTGCGCCGCGGAGTTCGCGGCGCGCACGCCGTACCACTACTCGTCCTACGACGAGGAGACCGAGGTCGTCCCGCGCGAGACGCCCGCGGTGCTCATCCTCGGGTCGGGCCCCAACCGCATCGGCCAGGGCATCGAGTTCGACTACTCCTGCGTGCACGCGAGCTTCGCCCTGCGCGACGCGGGCTTCCAGACCGTCATGGTCAACTGCAACCCCGAGACGGTCTCGACCGACTACGACACCAGCGACCGGCTCTACTTCGAGCCGCTCACGCTGGAGGACGTGCTCGAGGTCGTGCACGCCGAGCGCCAGGCCGGTCCGCTCGCGGGCGTCGTCGTGCAGCTCGGCGGCCAGACCCCGCTCGGGCTCGCGGCCGCGCTCGAGGAGGCCGGTGTCCCGATCGTCGGCACGCCCCCCGCGGCCATCCACCTCGCGGAGGACCGGGGAGCGTTCGGGCGCGTGCTGGCGGCGGCAGACCTGCCGGCGCCCAAGCACGGCACGGCCACGAGCATCGACGAGGCCTCCGAGATCGCCGCCGGCATCGGCTACCCCGTGCTGGTCCGCCCGTCCTACGTCCTCGGCGGGCGCGGCATGCAGATCGTCCACGAGCGCGAGGAGCTCGAGGAGTGGTTCTCGGCCGTGGCCGGCGCGGTCACCCCCGAGCACCCGGTCCTCGTCGACCGCTTCCTCGACGACGCGGTCGAGATCGACGTCGACGCGCTCTACGACGGCACCGAGCTCTACCTCGCCGGCGTCATGGAGCACATCGAGGAGGCCGGGATCCACTCCGGCGACTCGGCATGCGTCCTGCCGCCGGTGACCCTGGGCAGCGAGGAGATCGAGCGCGTACGCCGCTCCACCGAGGCGATCGCCCGCGGTGTCGGGGTGCGCGGCCTGCTCAACGTGCAGTTCGCCCTGGCCGCCGACATCCTCTACGTCCTCGAGGCCAACCCCCGCGCCTCGCGCACGGCGCCGTTCGTCAGCAAGGCGACCGCGGTCCCGCTGGCGAAGGCCGCGGCCCGCGTCATGCTCGGCGCGACGGTCGCGCAGCTGCGCGAGGAGGGGCTGCTGCCCAGGGAGGGTGACGGCGGCGACCTCCCGCTGGGCGCGCCGATCGCGGTCAAGGAGGCGGTCCTGCCGTTCAGCCGCTTCCGCACCGTCGAGGGCGTCCACGTCGACGCGGTCCTCGGCCCGGAGATGCGGTCCACCGGCGAGGTCATGGGCATCGACTCGACCTTCGGCATCGCGTTCGCGAAGTCGCAGGCCGCGGCGTTCGGCGGCCTGCCCACCAAGGGCCGCATCTTCGTCAGCGTCGCCAACCGCGACAAGCGCGCGATGGTGTTCCCGGTGAAGCGCCTGGCGGACCTGGGGTTCGAGCTGCTGGCGACGGCCGGCACCGCGAGTGTGCTCGCCCGCAACGGCGTCCAGGCGACGGTCGTGCGCAAGCACAGCCAGGGCCGCGGCGCCGACGGCGAGCCGACGATCGTCGATCGCATCCTCGCCGGCGAGGTCGACATGGTCGTCAACACGCCGACCGGCCGGGCCGCACGGGCCGACGGCTACGAGATCCGCACCGCCGCGACCGCGATGGACCGTCCGATCATCACGACGGTGCAGGAGCTCGCGGCCGCCGTGCAGGGCATCGAAGCGCTGGGGCGCGACGACATCGGCGTCCGCTCGCTGCAGGAGCACGCCGTGACGATCGCGGCCCTGCGGGGGCAGGGCTGA